One Deltaproteobacteria bacterium HGW-Deltaproteobacteria-2 genomic window, ATCAACCATCCCCGACGCCTTTTCCCTTTGACGGAAATTATCCCGCCGGCGATTGCTATTTTTTTTCAAGTGATTACGGATAATATTGAGACTGATCGTATAGAGCCAGGTGTAAAATCTTTGTTTTTTATCATAACGAAATAATTGGTTGAAAGAACGCAAAAATGTTTCCTGTGCCAGATCTTCAGCATCCTGTGAATTTCTAGTCATGCGGTAGGCTAAGTTATAAATGGGTGTTTTATATTCCTCAACCAACAAAGCATACGCTTGCCTTTCTCCATTCAGAACCCTGGCAACGATTTCTGCTTCGTTTTTGTGATCCATGATCGTTTTATGATTGGAGAATATTGTTTAACTTCTGCAACACACCGCACCAGTAACGCTTAAATTGATAATATTACCGTAACACTCCAATATCAAGCAAATTCGACACAGGCCTTATTTCAATCTTCAAAACTAAAGCCAAAACTATCAACCGGCGCAAGCTTTATGATAAAATATTTTTGGACAAATTAATTTAAAAATAGTACGTTGAGACTACGAAACGTGGAGGCGCTTTTATGTTATTAAATAAAACGATTGCCGTTGTTATCCCAGCGTATAATGAAGAGAAGCAAATCAGGCAGGTTTTGGAAACCATGCCTGATTTCGTTGACCGCATTATCGTTGTCAACGATTGTTCCAGGGATAATACAGCCGCCACTGTTTTGGATTATATAAGCACGCAACAATCAGTTCAATCAATCATAAAAAAAAACTTAAACGATCTGCGCGACAGCAAATATAACCGTGCTGACCATTTACTCAAAGAAAAACAACAAACGGATATGGAATATTTCATCCCCTCGGAAATTGCCAATGGCCATCCTGAATCCGACCGTATCATTCTAATCAACAATTTAATAAACGGCGGCGTAGGGGCGGCTATCGCCCGTGGCTATAAATGGTGTTTGGATAACAATATCGACTGTACTGCGGTCATGGCCGGCGACGGTCAGATGGACCCGGCGGAGTTGGAAAAAATCTGTCTGCCTGTGCTTACTGAAGAAATTGATTATGTCAAAGGCAATCGTCTCATTCATGGCGGAGCTCGCCTCATCATGCCTAAAACCCGTTATTTCGGTAATTCTATTTTATCGATACTAACCAAAATTGCCTCCGGTTACTGGCATGTTTCCGATACTCAGACAGGCTATACCGCTATTTCTCTTTCCGCTTTAAGCGCGATCAAGCTTCATGACATTTACAAAAGCTACGGAATGCCCAATGACATGCTGGTAAAATTGAACATTGCTTTCTGCACTATAAAAGAAGTTAAAATAAAACCTGTTTACAATATTGGAGAAAATTCGAAAATGAAAGTAATGAAGGTCATCCCACGTATTTCCTGGCTGCTTTTTAAATCTTTTTTAAAGCGATTATGGATCAAATACTTGTTTCGTGATTTTCATCCGCTTTTTCTACTTTATCATTTCGCCTTTATTTTAGGCGTTCTTACGATTCCCTACGCTCTGAAAATTACAAACATTACTCTTTCCGGAGGCTCAGTTTCATCGGCAACCATGCTGGCCTTCTTCTTCCTGTTTACCAGCAGCTTCCAGTCTCTTTTATTCGCAATGTGGATGGATATACAGGATAATGAAAGGCTTTACAAAACATGACGGCTTTTGTGGAGAAGAAATAAATTATGACCAATAAAAATAATAATCCTTCTATTGCCGTACTGGGAGCGGGAAATTGGGGAAAAAATTTAATCCGCAATTTTTTTGAATTAAACGCGCTGAAAGTTATCTGCGATAAAGATGACGTGTCACTAAAGCAAATGCGGAAACTTTACCCTTCCTGCGACTTTTCCACCTCGCTTGCGGATGTGCTTTCCCGTGATGACATCTCCGCTGTTGTTGTTGCTACACCGGCGGAAACTCATTTTCAACTGGCACAAAAGGTATTGCAATCCGGCAAGCACGTTTTTGTGGAAAAACCCCTTACTCTTTCGAGAAAAGACGCCACAGAACTGATTGCTCTGGCACAAAAGAAAAATATGGTTTTAATGGTCGGCCATCTTCTACAGTATCATCCGGCTTTCGTAAGATTGAAACAAATGGCGCAGGAAGGAAAACTGGGCCGGATTAATTACATATACTCGCACCGGCTGAATCTGGGAAAAATAAGAAGAGAGGAAAACATTTTATGGTCTTTCGCTCCGCATGATATTTCAATGATTATTGCTCTGGCGGGCGAAGAACCGGAAAGCGTCATTGCTACCGGTGGCAATTATCTGCATAAAAATATTGCCGATGTCACGACAACTCACCTGGAATTTTCCTCCGGCCTGAAAGCTCATGTATTTGTTTCCTGGCTGCATCCGTTTAAAGATCAAAAACTGGTTGTTGTCGGTGATCAAAAAATGGCTGTATTTGACGATACCCTTTCCTGGGAAGAAAAACTGCTTATCTATCCGCACCATGTGAACTGGGAAAATAACGTTCCCGTGCCAACTCGCGGAGTTCCGGAACGCATCTCTATTCCTTATGCC contains:
- a CDS encoding RNA polymerase, producing MDHKNEAEIVARVLNGERQAYALLVEEYKTPIYNLAYRMTRNSQDAEDLAQETFLRSFNQLFRYDKKQRFYTWLYTISLNIIRNHLKKNSNRRRDNFRQREKASGMVDLDGKQVALQESRDSYEGCKEREEELESCLQKLSPELRELLILRFYQGLPFEAIAEITGLSLSAIKMRVYRGLEKLRKYIGENVTSDR
- a CDS encoding glycosyltransferase family 2 protein translates to MLLNKTIAVVIPAYNEEKQIRQVLETMPDFVDRIIVVNDCSRDNTAATVLDYISTQQSVQSIIKKNLNDLRDSKYNRADHLLKEKQQTDMEYFIPSEIANGHPESDRIILINNLINGGVGAAIARGYKWCLDNNIDCTAVMAGDGQMDPAELEKICLPVLTEEIDYVKGNRLIHGGARLIMPKTRYFGNSILSILTKIASGYWHVSDTQTGYTAISLSALSAIKLHDIYKSYGMPNDMLVKLNIAFCTIKEVKIKPVYNIGENSKMKVMKVIPRISWLLFKSFLKRLWIKYLFRDFHPLFLLYHFAFILGVLTIPYALKITNITLSGGSVSSATMLAFFFLFTSSFQSLLFAMWMDIQDNERLYKT
- a CDS encoding oxidoreductase; translated protein: MTNKNNNPSIAVLGAGNWGKNLIRNFFELNALKVICDKDDVSLKQMRKLYPSCDFSTSLADVLSRDDISAVVVATPAETHFQLAQKVLQSGKHVFVEKPLTLSRKDATELIALAQKKNMVLMVGHLLQYHPAFVRLKQMAQEGKLGRINYIYSHRLNLGKIRREENILWSFAPHDISMIIALAGEEPESVIATGGNYLHKNIADVTTTHLEFSSGLKAHVFVSWLHPFKDQKLVVVGDQKMAVFDDTLSWEEKLLIYPHHVNWENNVPVPTRGVPERISIPYAEPLKVECEHFLDCIEKGKQALTNGEEGLRVLKVLNASEHSLNENGLRINLKSDSGLSPQNKANYDIHPTSQIDDGVEVGTGTKIWHFSHIIAGSKIGKNCSIGQNVVIGPEVKIGNGCKIQNNVSVYKGVTLEDYVFCGPSVVFTNVINPRSEIKRMSEIKPTLIKKGASLGANCTIVCGHTIGSYAFIAAGAVVTRDVPDYALMMGNPSRQKGWLCQCGNKLDGKYKCPLCGQKYKIKSKQGLQKLK